The Oceaniferula marina genomic interval AAGCAAAGGGTGACCTATTTGATGCCGTAGATTATTACGAAAGCAAAGAGCTCGGGCTTGGCAAGCGTCTGAGAGACGAAGTCGCGTCTATGCTCGGTACAATTGCCTCAGCTCCCTATTTGTGGCGTGAGCGCGAATCAGGATATCGAAGGGTTAATTGTCCAGTTTTCCCGTATTATGTAGCTTACGTAATTCGTGATTGTAAGATCGTGGTTGTAGCCATTGCTGCCAGTCGGCGCAAACCAGGTTATTGGCAAAGTCGAATGAAAACAAAATAGGCCCAACAAGTCGCAGCACCCGACAGCTAGTAGCTGTCGAGTTTGCGACTGGTAACCTTTTTACGACATTGTATCTATAATTCGCATATCGACGCCTGATCGCTGCCGGTGTGCTTTACGTTCTGCAAAAAAACTCAGCACTTCCAGAAAGGTTGATAATTCTGAATCGGCTCGAAGGATGAAACCATAAGTTTGATTACTCAGGTTATTCATCGGCTTTCCTTGTAAGGCACACGAATTCGGGTGTCACGTTTCATGAACTGTGAGCAAGAAAGGTTGATTCCGAGTCGCTCTTGAAAGCAACCAGAAAAGCGGGGGAAACTAATCGGCAGAACAAGTCGCAGCACCCGACAGCTAGTAGCTGTCGAGTTTGCGACAGGTAACCTTTTTACGACATTGTATCTATAATTCGCATATCAGCGCATGATCGCTGCCGGTGTGCTTTACGTTCTGCAAAAAAAACTCAGCACTTCCAGAAAGGTT includes:
- a CDS encoding type II toxin-antitoxin system RelE/ParE family toxin, with translation MMTVDLTPEAKGDLFDAVDYYESKELGLGKRLRDEVASMLGTIASAPYLWRERESGYRRVNCPVFPYYVAYVIRDCKIVVVAIAASRRKPGYWQSRMKTK